The sequence below is a genomic window from Microbacterium sp. cx-55.
CTAGACAAGAATTCGCATTTCAAAGGAGCAAATCCCATGAGCACTTCCGTGGTCCTCCCCGCGCTCGGAGAGAGCGTCACCGAGGGAACGGTCACCCGCTGGCTCAAGAACGTCGGCGACACGGTCGAGGTAGACGAGGGTCTGCTCGAGATCTCGACCGACAAGGTCGACACCGAGATCCCGTCGCCGGTCAGCGGAGTGATCGAAGAGATCCTCGTCCAGGAAGACGACACCGTCGAGGTCGGCGCCGTTCTGGTCAAGATCGGCGATGGCTCCGGCGCATCCGCCGCGCCTGCGGCCCCCGAGCCCGCCGCCGAAGAGCCCGCCGCGGCTCCGGAGCCCGAGAAGGCCCCCGAGCCCGCAGCCCCGGCTGCGGCACCGGCGCCCGCAGCGGCTGCCCCGGCAGCATCCGGCGGCCGCGATGTCGTGCTCCCCGAGCTCGGCGAGAGCGTGACCGAGGGAACCATCACCCGCTGGCTGAAGGCCGTGGGCGATGACGTGGCCGTCGACGAGCCGCTCCTCGAGATCTCGACCGACAAGGTCGACACCGAGATCCCCGCGCCGTTCGCCGGTGTGCTGCAGGAGATCCTCGTCCAGGAGGACGAGACGGTCAGCGTCGGCAGCCCCCTCGCTCGTATCGGCGATGGCGCTCCTGCCCCGGCCGAGGCGCCCGCCGCGGAGGCACCGGTCGCCGAGACGGCACCCGAGGCACCGTCGACCGAGAAGCCCGTCGAGGCGGAAGAGGCCGAGGCTGCGCCCGCGGCACCGGCTCCGGCCGCTGCACCCGCTCCGGCTCCGGCCGCTGCACCCGCTCCGGCTCCGGCCGCCGCTGCACCCGCGACGACCGAATCCGGCGATGATGGCGGCGCGTACGTCACGCCGCTGGTTCGCCGCCTCGCTCAGCAGCAGGGTGTCGACCTGGCGAAGGTCACCGGCTCCGGTGTCGGTGGCCGCATCCGCAAGGAAGACGTGCTCAAGGCTGCGGAGAAGCCCGCTCCCACTGCTGCTCCGGCCGCGCCTGCTGCTCCCGCCGCACCGGCACTCGAGGTGTCGCCGCTGCGCGGCACCACCCAGCCGATGTCGCGTCTGCGCAAGGTCATCGCCGAGCGTGCCGTCGCGTCGAT
It includes:
- the sucB gene encoding 2-oxoglutarate dehydrogenase, E2 component, dihydrolipoamide succinyltransferase — translated: MSTSVVLPALGESVTEGTVTRWLKNVGDTVEVDEGLLEISTDKVDTEIPSPVSGVIEEILVQEDDTVEVGAVLVKIGDGSGASAAPAAPEPAAEEPAAAPEPEKAPEPAAPAAAPAPAAAAPAASGGRDVVLPELGESVTEGTITRWLKAVGDDVAVDEPLLEISTDKVDTEIPAPFAGVLQEILVQEDETVSVGSPLARIGDGAPAPAEAPAAEAPVAETAPEAPSTEKPVEAEEAEAAPAAPAPAAAPAPAPAAAPAPAPAAAAPATTESGDDGGAYVTPLVRRLAQQQGVDLAKVTGSGVGGRIRKEDVLKAAEKPAPTAAPAAPAAPAAPALEVSPLRGTTQPMSRLRKVIAERAVASMQATAQLTTVVEVDVTKLANYRDAVKGEFQQKTGDKLSFLPFFAIAAIEALQAYPIVNSTVDGDKIVYPASENISIAVDTERGLLTPVVRDAGDKNIAQLAREIADLAARTRDNKLKPDELAGGTFTLTNTGSRGALFDTPIVFLPQSAILGLGVVVKRPGVVSVDGKDAISVRSYVYLALSYDHRIIDGADAARFLSAMKSRLEAADFAGVLGI